A part of Micromonospora chersina genomic DNA contains:
- a CDS encoding CGNR zinc finger domain-containing protein translates to MGDERPVPAAVRLVRDFVNTYEPQVDEESLATPDALRDWLVERAVVPAGARLGPADLAAARTVREGLRAVLLGHAGHPADPGALRRLDEALAAAPVRMTFADGGPRLVPARPGPLDAALAALVDAIRQCAQDQVWTRLKVCDRDTCRWAYYDASRNQARRWCSMAGCGNYVKMRRAYAVRRDRRSRAPDS, encoded by the coding sequence ATGGGCGACGAGCGACCGGTGCCGGCCGCCGTGCGACTCGTGCGCGACTTCGTCAACACCTACGAGCCGCAGGTCGACGAGGAGTCGCTGGCCACGCCGGACGCGCTGCGGGACTGGCTCGTCGAGCGCGCGGTGGTCCCCGCCGGCGCCCGGCTCGGCCCGGCGGACCTCGCCGCGGCCCGCACGGTCCGGGAGGGCCTGCGCGCGGTGCTGCTCGGCCACGCCGGCCATCCCGCCGACCCCGGCGCGCTGCGACGCCTGGACGAGGCCCTGGCCGCGGCGCCCGTGCGGATGACGTTCGCGGACGGCGGGCCGCGCCTGGTGCCCGCCCGGCCCGGCCCCCTCGACGCGGCGCTGGCCGCCCTGGTCGACGCGATCCGGCAGTGCGCGCAGGACCAGGTGTGGACCCGCCTCAAGGTGTGCGACCGGGACACCTGCCGCTGGGCCTACTACGACGCCTCGCGCAACCAGGCCCGCCGCTGGTGTTCCATGGCCGGCTGCGGCAACTACGTGAAGATGCGCCGGGCCTACGCCGTCCGGCGCGACCGCCGGTCCCGGGCGCCGGACTCCTGA